A window of Castanea sativa cultivar Marrone di Chiusa Pesio chromosome 8, ASM4071231v1 genomic DNA:
CATTCGCGGGCCAAGCAAGTACTTGGATGTTTGGGATCTTCCTGATGACGAAGAAATTGAGTTGTCACTAAATAGTTTGCATCAGCCGGTTGATGATGGGGCGAGGACTTTCACTGGTTTCTTGGGTACAATTGCGCGGAAACCACACATGTGCCCGATTAGATATCTTAATTGGAAGAACATGCCagaagaacttaaagaagagTGTTGGCGTGTTGTAGAGGTATTAAAGAAGTTATAATACTTgtaattatgatattttgtactaagttttatataattaatttagcATGAACACATTTGTAATTTGATAACTCAACTATTTGATTGTAGCGTAAATACAGTGTCCCTGTTAATCCTATTGCATATGCGGCTCTGAAGGCATTTACCTTGCAAAAAATTGGGAAGGCTTGGAGGGATCATAAGTCTAGGATGAAGAAACGACATTATATACCTCattcaagaaacaaaacacGGGTAAATAACAACCCACCCAAGGGATGCATACCACAAGATTGGGATATACTTGTTGATCATTGGTATACTGATGATGCAGTGGTATTTTGTTTTATCTCTCTTTTCCATCATGGATCATACCAAAAGGAGAATGATTATTGAGAAATTAAAAGAATACATATTGGATTGCTTTCAGATAGGATTTGTTAGTTTTATGTGGGTTTGTTGTGAAACTTGTATATATGAGAAGTTATgtttcatatttcatatttgtttaatttggtAGAAGTCTTGGAGGTGGTAAATGCTAGTTTGTATCAAGGTTCAAAAACAAAGGCAATTGTGTGGTGTTTAATATTTTGATGTCCATTATATTGCTGCAAGTGAagcttttattatcaaattgttactctttatcatcatgTAGTTCCTCTCATTCTTTTATAGGTGTTTCCAATAGATACTAAATGATATTTCATAGGTTTGACTTTAGCTAAAGGTGGCTTTAAATCCTTAAAGCATACTGTATATAAACATGTAATTTTGTTGAATGTAGATACAGTCAAAGAAGAATAAGGACCGTCGCTCTAAACAGGATGAGTTACATACTGCTGGCTCTTGTAGCTATGTTGTGCATGCTGCAAAAAAGGTAATAAGTATTATAACGCTTTTTAAATGATTTGGACTTCTCCTAAAGTTTATGTGGAACTTTGTATCATCATTACATAAATATGTTGTTCATAATGTAGGCAAAAACGGATGGACAACCTGTAGAGCATGCAGTATTATATCAAGTACTACATACTCGTAAAGATGGAACTGCAGTTAACCCTGTAGTGAAAGTAAAAATGGTGAGTAATTTCTCCCTTGTAGATGGGGGTAACAAAATAGGAATTCAAGAAACAATATTGTATATAGAAACAATACTACCACTTGTGTAACTTTTTTGAAATCCCATGTCctatcctatatatatatatatatatatatatatatatatatatatatatatatatatatataggatggGGTCATTTTAACAATAtgatttctaacttttttttgttttgttcaaacCCACATATCAGGACAAAATGAAGGAATTGTTGGAGATATCTTCGAATCAATTGCAGTCATCTAACACGAGTGGTAGTATTGCATGGTCACCAGATGATGTGTTTGCCAAAGTGATGGGTAAGGAGCGTAAAGGTCGTATTCGTGGGGTGGGATTTGGTCCAAGCCCAAGTGGTCGAAGTAGCAAGAGCGTTCTCACAGACATTGAAATACACTCAAGTCAAGCAAGGGACAATGAAGTTGCACAACTGAAGGCTTCCTTGGCTACTATGGAGGAGAAACTAGCAGGTTTTGATGAAATGAAGCAAAGACTTAGTCAATTCGAAGAAATGGAGCAAAGAATGGCTCGCATGCTTCAACAAATTTCTCCTCAATGCAATCAGGTATATTAACAAAGACTTAGTCAATGTTTTGaagacatttttattttagaaaaaataaaaatgcatttttttagaaagactacaaaattgaacttgaaaGTTTAGTTGtaagataaatatttataaaaaaaaaaaaattaagcaacaCTTGTTGAAAATGCAATATTGACTAGCGGGATAACAGTTTCTtgtcattctattccatttatACGCATTTATTGAGTAACCATACCTTGTATGAAGAATACAAATATTTATCAATATAACTATCTACATGGTACACAATTTATCAATATAACTAGTGTGGGCtacaatattttataaaatcaataaaatactAGCTGTTACAAACTGGCAACggaatttttttacaaaaaaaaaaatattaagttgaAATTTGGTGTAGATCTCAAATGTAAATTCACCAATGAGCTACACCGCTTAAGTCCAATCATTTAAAAATGGGAATACTATTACCCCATTAAAGCTTCAAGCATTAACTTAAAACCTTTCAATAAAGGCTATGGAACTcaataaaagaatataaggtTTTAACTATAAACTACAAACCATTAATTTCATATTTCAGTTCCCATCTCCATCATGTAAATCACCATTTTCGCATGAAATTAACCATGAGTATGAACTTCATCTCTAATTTTAGTTCCCATCTCCATCATATAAACCACTTCTAGGCTGAAATGACGATAAGTGCAAAATTCTGACTCTCTACagccccaaaaaagaaaattgatgcCTTAATAGATGTAATGGAAAGATAAGAAATCATATGTCCTATCAGTTTTCATTGCCAAGTCACCAATTTCACATGAAATTGACCATGAGTATAATAGAACATGATTGAATTGTTTTATTCCCTATAGCTAGTGTCCTTGTTCCTTACTTCACTTTCCACCACTTGTTAGAATTTTCCGCGCAAGTATCTATTGAGTTGGTTGCAGGTAGAAACATATTATGGATCCACACagtcacaacattttttttttctcaatgccatatcatatatatacacaagaTTAGGATGTAATAGAGAAATGTAATAGACATTTTTTGCCTTGGTAAtattttcttgtcattctattccatttatACGTACTAATTGAGTAACCATACTTTGTATGTAGGATGTTCCTTTGGCCTAACATTCTCCAAGTCTGCCAAAATCGTCAGCCGCATCCTATCAACCAAGCAGCTTATAAGTTTTATCTTGGTGTTCGAGAACTTTTTTGTGAACAAAGAACTATGGAAGAATGAGGCAacattttttgcaagtgttgaaggatattttttaaacactttGGAACTTTGATTATTGTATTAGCTTAATTTGAACGGTTGTTTTACTCAAAAGACcacatctttttttgttaattttatgatgGTGGTTATAGACAATGTTATGTATTTGAGAATATATTTCTATGCAAATATTACgttagtttggagacatttgtggtgttgttaattaattatatttgtggTATTGTGTTAGTAGAGCTAAAACTACTATAGGTTCTTTGTAACAGGTATGAACAATATATTTGATGCAAAACAGGTTCTTTGAAACAAGTTGTCCCTTATATTTGATGTAAACAGTAGTTTCAAAGCccactgggaaaaaaaaaaaaaaaaaaaacctatagcggcggtcaaaaagcgCCTCAATAGGTTCACATTTCATCTATTAAATGAAACCCTATAGCGGCGCTTATAGCCCACCGCTATAGGTTCAAACATATAGCGGTggtcaaaaagcgccgcaataggttcacattttatctattaaatgAAACCCTATAGCGGCGCTTATAGCCCGCCACTATAGGTTCAAACATATAGCGGCGGGTGAACCCGCCGCTAAAAGTGCAATTACAAGGTTTTACTTACAAGCTTATAGCGGCGCTTTGCGCTCGCCGCTAAAGGTGAACACAATAGCAGCGGGCACGACCCGCCGCTAAAAGTCATCTAAAACGAATTCGAACGTtgtatagcggcggttttatgcccgccgcaatagactaAAACCGCCGCTAAAAAGCGTATCTACAACGGCGGGTTTTTGTACCGCCGCAATAGGGGAAGTGTACCTATAGCAGcggtttttggggctttagcggcggttttggcCCACCGCAGTAGgccagtttttttgtagtgatagtCACACATACATGCTTCAAGGAGGGATGAGTTCCAAGAGTTCAAAATCATGTGAAAGAAGAGTTAGGATCTCATTCAATATATGCATCTTGTGCAACTCTGACTAAGTCACAACTACAGACCATTATGGGGTGACATGGCATAGGAAGAAGAGGGGATTTGCTAATATCCTATTAACTCGTATGAGAGTCTTTTGGCGGTGTTGGACACATCATGATCGGTGAACTTAGACAAGTAACTGCAACCAACAATATTATAGACGTCTTTGAAGAACTACCATGatcaaaattatataagaaaatatgtAAGTTAGAGGTGTATTGTAAATAGCACGGGTTATCTAATATTGTTAATAAGTGGAACTCGTCTAATAAAGAGACGAGATTTAAAATAGGCTATATTCCCAGATATTTTTAGAATAACcctaactaaaaataattttaaaaaaagtattattaagTAAAAATGGCCCATAAAATGATAATGCCTACATAAATGAAGAGAATGTTGGTCATCAAATGGACACTGGAATGGCTGGATAAGTTTTAGAGAGCATTTGAAATTTTACATTCGGAAAGgaatcattttttttgaaaggcaAATATGGGGAGAAGGCTGGTCGTTTAGAACCACAGTGCCAAGGCACCACAGGAGGTTTTGGATACATTGGGCTAATCCCGAGCCCCACATTCCGAAAGGCACcataaaataagaaattgatttttgggccaggtttaagaaaatttaaaagctaTCAACCATAACATCCAGTAACATATAGATGTAAATGACTGCCCATTTCTGAAATGGGGTGGttttatctataaaatattGCTTAGGTGGCAACCATTTAAAGCAGTTTAGTTTCCACAAGACATTTAAACATATGCCTAAGATTGGAAGAAGCGGAAATAGACCATAATGTGAAACACTAATTCAGTGCAAGTAACCAAGTATTCAGTGGAAATTAAATACAGTGGAAGACACCTTTGATTATGCTGATAGCAAGCTGAAATGCCTTACTATGACATACGCTACcaaaaga
This region includes:
- the LOC142607199 gene encoding uncharacterized protein LOC142607199, with the protein product MGRRKTNLRTHSKSLTLEIASSQDVDEVRDQETHEASTQDVQPAVRVIRGPSKYLDVWDLPDDEEIELSLNSLHQPVDDGARTFTGFLGTIARKPHMCPIRYLNWKNMPEELKEECWRVVERKYSVPVNPIAYAALKAFTLQKIGKAWRDHKSRMKKRHYIPHSRNKTRVNNNPPKGCIPQDWDILVDHWYTDDAVIQSKKNKDRRSKQDELHTAGSCSYVVHAAKKAKTDGQPVEHAVLYQVLHTRKDGTAVNPVVKVKMDKMKELLEISSNQLQSSNTSGSIAWSPDDVFAKVMGKERKGRIRGVGFGPSPSGRSSKSVLTDIEIHSSQARDNEVAQLKASLATMEEKLAGFDEMKQRLSQFEEMEQRMARMLQQISPQCNQDVPLA